The following are encoded together in the Candidatus Thorarchaeota archaeon genome:
- a CDS encoding TatD family hydrolase, with translation MELIDAHTHLDLGHFQSDIDTVIARAKSAGVVGIVNCSTGPKSIHNTRLLMQAHPNYIFHSSGCSVSQLTREDALRIADLTRQYASEVVAVGEVGLDYHWIKDPAQRKAQEPLFIQFMDLAMELHKPLVIHSRKAEAEAIALVDQHYEGDVLMHCYDGTPEATAALKDRGWSVTLPANFDKYRNRIHAAQILPLESIMLETDGPYLSPTTGRNEPSNVRHGCLSLARLLGLPVEDVAAATTSNAKRFYSL, from the coding sequence TTGGAGCTGATAGACGCCCACACTCATTTGGACCTAGGTCATTTTCAGTCAGATATCGACACAGTCATAGCACGTGCCAAGTCCGCTGGTGTCGTTGGAATCGTGAACTGTTCGACCGGTCCCAAATCAATCCACAACACGCGCCTGCTGATGCAAGCCCATCCCAACTACATATTCCACAGCTCGGGCTGTTCAGTTTCACAGCTCACCAGAGAAGACGCGTTACGTATTGCTGACCTCACTAGGCAATATGCATCGGAAGTCGTGGCAGTCGGCGAAGTGGGACTCGACTACCACTGGATAAAGGACCCCGCACAGAGGAAGGCACAAGAACCACTCTTCATCCAGTTCATGGACTTGGCCATGGAACTCCATAAGCCTCTTGTCATCCACTCCAGAAAGGCAGAGGCGGAGGCCATAGCACTCGTGGATCAGCACTACGAAGGGGACGTGCTCATGCATTGCTACGATGGGACTCCTGAAGCAACAGCTGCCTTGAAGGACCGCGGATGGAGTGTCACACTTCCTGCGAACTTCGACAAGTATCGCAATCGCATACATGCAGCACAGATACTTCCTCTCGAGTCCATAATGCTTGAGACCGATGGACCGTATCTGTCGCCGACCACAGGCAGAAATGAGCCGTCAAACGTGAGGCATGGCTGTCTCTCACTTGCACGACTGCTTGGGCTGCCGGTTGAAGACGTCGCTGCAGCCACAACAAGCAATGCAAAGCGGTTCTATTCACTATAG
- a CDS encoding PAC2 family protein, translated as MSADSLKDPVGIVGLPGIANVGRIAVESLIEMLDAQVVLEFFSDDFPPRVAVKNGISQFPRSSVSVYRAAPDEPHDLVMLSADYQPSSSQGVFAYADFVSREFQSYGVRHIYALAAYEQEYRDFFSSYPRSPRVFISASSDQLLQRLSGIQDAVVTLDGVINGANGFIPSWAATMYDMDGACLLGETLGVIKADYRAARAVLQVLSDHLGVSLDLEQLDEPVGHVVEFIEWAKSELDQRSERAPDEEHPSDRYIG; from the coding sequence TTGTCAGCCGATTCGCTAAAGGACCCTGTTGGCATTGTTGGTCTGCCGGGCATTGCAAACGTGGGCAGAATTGCTGTCGAGAGTCTAATCGAGATGCTTGACGCACAGGTGGTCTTGGAGTTCTTCAGTGATGACTTTCCTCCCCGTGTAGCTGTGAAGAATGGAATATCTCAGTTCCCGCGGTCTTCCGTCAGTGTGTACAGGGCTGCTCCTGATGAGCCCCATGACCTTGTCATGCTCTCAGCTGACTATCAGCCGTCGAGCAGTCAGGGAGTGTTTGCCTACGCCGACTTTGTCTCAAGGGAGTTCCAGTCATATGGAGTGAGACACATCTATGCTCTCGCTGCCTACGAGCAGGAATACCGAGACTTCTTCTCAAGCTATCCGCGAAGTCCAAGAGTCTTCATCTCTGCAAGTTCGGACCAACTGCTGCAGAGACTGTCAGGGATACAGGATGCCGTGGTGACTCTGGACGGTGTGATAAACGGCGCCAATGGCTTCATCCCTTCATGGGCTGCAACGATGTATGACATGGATGGGGCGTGTCTCCTTGGAGAAACATTGGGAGTGATCAAGGCGGACTATCGAGCCGCAAGGGCGGTCCTACAGGTGCTTTCGGACCATCTAGGCGTCAGCCTCGACCTTGAACAGCTTGACGAGCCTGTTGGCCATGTCGTAGAGTTCATCGAATGGGCAAAGAGCGAACTAGACCAGCGGAGTGAACGCGCTCCAGATGAGGAACACCCCTCTGACAGATACATCGGCTGA